The following coding sequences lie in one Streptomyces ortus genomic window:
- a CDS encoding Zn-ribbon domain-containing OB-fold protein, giving the protein MPEVLKAPLVVEFPFTRSLGPVQSAFLTGLRERVVFGVRTGDGRVLVPPVEYDPVTSEELSELVEVAATGTVTTWAWNHEPRRGQPLDRPFAWVLVRLDGADTALLHALDAPGGPDSVHTGMRVRVRWAAERSGGITDLACFEPHDDGISELTGSDGRFEDLVTGIVVPARLDYTYSPGRAQTAYIQALAERRVVGERCPSCRKVYVPPRGACPTCGVATSERVEVGPRGTVTTYCIVNIKAKNLDIEVPYVYAHIALDGADLALHGRIGGIPYDQVRMGLRVEPVWADGGGHPDHYRPTGEPDADYETYKELV; this is encoded by the coding sequence GTGCCTGAAGTTCTCAAAGCTCCCCTCGTCGTCGAGTTTCCCTTCACCCGGTCCCTCGGGCCGGTCCAGAGCGCGTTCCTCACCGGCTTGCGTGAGCGCGTCGTGTTCGGGGTGCGGACCGGGGACGGCCGGGTGCTCGTCCCGCCCGTCGAGTACGACCCCGTCACCTCCGAGGAGTTGAGCGAGCTCGTCGAGGTCGCGGCCACCGGGACCGTCACCACCTGGGCCTGGAACCACGAACCCCGCCGGGGACAGCCGCTCGACCGGCCGTTCGCCTGGGTGCTGGTCCGGCTCGACGGAGCCGACACCGCCCTGCTGCACGCGCTCGACGCCCCCGGCGGCCCCGACTCCGTGCACACCGGTATGCGTGTCCGGGTCCGCTGGGCCGCGGAACGCTCCGGTGGTATCACGGACCTCGCCTGCTTCGAGCCCCACGACGACGGCATCTCCGAACTCACGGGCAGCGACGGGCGGTTCGAGGACCTGGTGACCGGCATCGTCGTCCCCGCCCGGCTCGACTACACCTACTCGCCGGGGCGTGCGCAGACCGCCTACATCCAGGCGCTCGCCGAGCGGCGGGTCGTCGGGGAGCGCTGTCCGTCGTGCCGCAAGGTCTACGTCCCGCCGAGAGGTGCGTGCCCCACCTGTGGCGTGGCCACATCGGAACGGGTCGAGGTGGGTCCGCGCGGCACGGTGACGACCTACTGCATCGTCAACATCAAGGCGAAGAACCTCGACATCGAAGTGCCCTACGTCTACGCGCACATCGCCCTCGACGGCGCCGACCTCGCCCTGCACGGCCGGATCGGCGGCATCCCCTACGACCAGGTGCGCATGGGGCTGCGGGTCGAGCCGGTGTGGGCGGACGGGGGCGGCCACCCCGACCACTACCGGCCCACCGGCGAACCCGACGCGGACTACGAGACGTACAAGGAGCTGGTGTAG
- a CDS encoding thiolase domain-containing protein, whose translation MQRPAPRSAPGPLRDIAVVAFAQTDHRRTSDELSEVEMLMPVLHQVLAQTGLKTSDIGFTCSGSTDYLAGRAFSFTMALDGVGAWPPISESHVEMDGAWALYEAWTKLLTGDADTALVYAYGKSSPGSIRDVLTRQLDPYYVAPLWPDSVALAALQAQALIDAGDTDEPALAAVATRSRTAATDNSHAQLRGSVPRGEYAVRPLRTGDCPPIGDGAAAVILAAGERARELCERPAWIRGIDHRIEAHGLGVRDLTDSPSTRLAAERAGLFERPVDTAELHAPFSSQEVVLRKALRLGDGVDVNPSGGALAANPVMAAGLIRIGEAADRIRRGHSDRALAHATSGPCLQQNLVAVLEGDPR comes from the coding sequence GTGCAGAGGCCGGCCCCGAGGTCCGCGCCCGGCCCGCTCAGGGACATCGCGGTCGTCGCCTTCGCGCAGACCGACCACCGGCGCACCAGCGACGAGCTCTCCGAGGTGGAGATGCTCATGCCGGTCCTGCACCAGGTGCTCGCGCAGACCGGGCTGAAGACCAGCGACATCGGCTTCACCTGCTCCGGCTCCACGGACTATCTCGCGGGCCGCGCGTTCTCCTTCACCATGGCCCTCGACGGTGTGGGAGCCTGGCCGCCGATCTCCGAGTCGCACGTGGAGATGGACGGCGCGTGGGCGCTGTACGAGGCCTGGACGAAGCTCCTCACCGGCGACGCGGACACCGCGCTGGTGTACGCGTACGGCAAGTCGTCGCCCGGCTCCATACGCGATGTGCTGACCCGGCAGCTCGACCCGTACTACGTGGCCCCCCTGTGGCCCGACTCCGTCGCCCTGGCCGCACTCCAGGCGCAGGCACTCATCGACGCGGGCGACACGGACGAGCCGGCGCTCGCCGCCGTCGCCACCCGCAGCCGGACCGCCGCCACCGACAACTCCCATGCCCAGCTGCGCGGTTCGGTGCCACGGGGCGAGTACGCCGTACGCCCCCTGCGCACCGGAGACTGCCCGCCCATCGGCGACGGGGCCGCCGCGGTGATCCTCGCCGCGGGGGAACGGGCTCGTGAACTGTGCGAGCGGCCCGCCTGGATACGGGGCATCGACCACCGCATCGAGGCGCACGGCCTGGGGGTACGGGATCTGACCGACTCGCCGTCCACGCGGCTGGCGGCGGAACGGGCCGGGCTCTTCGAACGACCCGTCGACACCGCCGAGTTGCATGCTCCGTTCAGCTCCCAGGAAGTGGTGCTGCGCAAAGCCCTGCGGCTCGGTGACGGTGTCGACGTCAATCCGTCCGGGGGAGCGCTCGCCGCGAATCCCGTCATGGCCGCGGGCCTCATCCGGATCGGCGAGGCGGCGGACCGGATCCGGCGCGGTCACTCCGACCGGGCGCTGGCCCACGCCACGTCGGGGCCCTGCCTCCAGCAGAACCTGGTCGCCGTACTGGAAGGAGACCCGCGATGA
- a CDS encoding thiolase domain-containing protein, with translation MAVVGIGQTKHVAARRDVSIAGLVREAAQRALADAELTWADIDAVVIGKAPDFFEGVMMPELYLADALGAVGKPMLRVHTAGSVGGSTALVATNLVAGRVHGTVLTLAYEKQSESNAMWGLSLPIPFQQPLLAGAGGFFAPHVRAYMRRTGAPDTVGSLVAYKDRRNALKNPYAHLHEHDITLEKVQASPMLWDPIRYSETCPSSDGACAMVLTDRAGAARSPRPAAWMHGGAMRSEPTLFAGKDFVSPQAGKDCAADVYRQAGIADPRRDIDAVEMYVPFSWYEPMWLENLGFADEGEGWKLTESGVTELDGDLPVNMSGGVLSTNPIGASGMIRFAEAALQVRGQAGEHQVEGARRVLGHAYGGGSQFFSMWLVGAEPPTS, from the coding sequence GTGGCCGTCGTCGGGATCGGCCAGACCAAGCACGTCGCCGCCCGACGGGACGTGTCGATCGCGGGGCTCGTCCGAGAGGCGGCGCAACGCGCGCTCGCCGACGCGGAGTTGACCTGGGCCGACATCGACGCCGTCGTCATCGGCAAGGCGCCCGACTTCTTCGAGGGCGTCATGATGCCCGAGCTCTACCTCGCCGACGCCCTCGGCGCGGTCGGCAAACCGATGCTGCGCGTGCACACCGCGGGCTCCGTCGGCGGCTCCACCGCGCTCGTCGCCACCAACCTCGTCGCGGGCCGCGTGCACGGCACCGTACTGACCCTCGCCTACGAGAAGCAGTCCGAGTCGAACGCCATGTGGGGCCTGTCCCTGCCGATCCCCTTCCAGCAGCCCCTGCTCGCCGGAGCGGGCGGCTTCTTCGCCCCGCACGTGCGCGCCTACATGCGACGCACCGGCGCCCCCGACACGGTCGGCTCCCTGGTCGCGTACAAGGACCGCCGCAACGCGCTCAAGAATCCGTACGCGCATCTGCACGAGCACGACATCACGCTGGAGAAGGTCCAGGCCTCGCCGATGCTCTGGGACCCGATCCGCTACTCGGAGACCTGCCCGTCCTCCGACGGCGCCTGCGCGATGGTCCTCACCGACCGGGCGGGGGCGGCCCGGTCGCCGCGGCCGGCCGCCTGGATGCACGGCGGCGCGATGCGCAGCGAACCGACTCTCTTCGCGGGCAAGGACTTCGTCTCCCCGCAGGCCGGCAAGGACTGCGCGGCCGACGTGTACCGGCAGGCGGGCATCGCGGACCCCCGCCGGGACATCGACGCGGTCGAGATGTACGTCCCGTTCTCCTGGTACGAGCCCATGTGGCTGGAGAACCTGGGCTTCGCCGACGAGGGCGAGGGCTGGAAACTCACCGAGTCCGGGGTCACGGAACTGGACGGCGACCTTCCGGTGAACATGTCGGGCGGGGTGCTCTCCACCAATCCCATCGGGGCGTCCGGGATGATCCGGTTCGCCGAAGCCGCGCTCCAGGTGCGGGGACAGGCCGGAGAACACCAGGTGGAGGGCGCCCGCCGGGTCCTCGGGCACGCCTACGGCGGCGGCTCCCAGTTCTTCTCGATGTGGCTGGTCGGAGCCGAGCCGCCCACCTCCTGA
- a CDS encoding DUF397 domain-containing protein, which translates to MAESTIQQHPLAGWDKPELDLSSADWHSSSRGQGDVQIAFVEGFIAMRNSGRPESPSLIFTPAEWGAFVSGAREGEFDLT; encoded by the coding sequence GTGGCCGAAAGCACCATCCAGCAGCACCCGCTCGCGGGCTGGGACAAGCCGGAGCTTGACCTCAGCAGCGCCGACTGGCATTCGAGCAGCCGTGGGCAGGGGGATGTCCAGATCGCCTTTGTCGAGGGTTTCATCGCGATGCGCAACAGTGGCCGCCCGGAAAGCCCGTCCTTGATCTTCACGCCCGCGGAGTGGGGCGCGTTCGTGTCGGGGGCGCGGGAGGGGGAGTTCGACCTCACCTGA
- a CDS encoding ATP-binding protein has product MRSSRTLFEREMELAAVDEALAELTGLRTASASELGADPLGLRTIATEVPTATPGPDQSHHTAPEPHREDTEQRPSKPHRKTVRPHWKPTRQRAATSREAATTGGEAAPGADGTRHEGATVRARGGMLAFAGRAGIGKTRLLAEVRRRAEAKGCTVLSARGGEQEQRVAFHVARQLLQPHLAGVPEPELRTSLGSWYAIVGPALGLCAATDGPPPDQQGLRDGLDWVLTHLAVRRAPMVLVLDDAHWADPESLRWLAAFAPRAEQLPLLLVVAYRPDELPDHAEAFRGLPGRAGGRPLDLEPLSADGVARLVREALGTRADDAFCRECWAVTAGNPFETVELTAKVRDRGLAPTEPGAHLLRDLAAAVKGSGLVARLERLGTSTVRFAWACALLGTEISPTLAAAVAGLGSEEAADAADTLRDARILTGAATGEGALEFVHPLIATAVYRAIPGSFRVALHGQAAWCVIDAGLGPSAAARHLMETHPDGDTWVVRQLRAAARETLRAGAPDAARRHLARALREPPPLAERAAVLYELGCASLLTEPATTVNHLRAALQEPIDDPGLRHNIVYRLSQVLAHSDRLGEASDTLAREIRVTGDVRVRLRMQSEQFMWDAFRADEPESPARSRRLARLADRLTGRDLTERYVIGLRAWDATLRGEPAHIAVHHAERALAGGFGWAEADRGFEVPVLVALAFMYADRPGRTEELFAAGIADFERQGWHGAHLSFGYTLLAYVRFRRGRLAEAEDFVRAGLGLAERVGPGTPAHWYAVGILVEVLLARGRLTEATQLAEGHAFREPFPAAVVFPDAQTVYGELLLARGLAKDAAAELAAAGRRLDPRGMRNPAWCPWQLHLARAESHDAPERAVATAAEAVRRARQYGAPSAVGQALRAAADVSSGLARVNLLEESVGHLERSPAAYELACALVALGAELRRGSRPGEAAEHLYRGLDTAVQCGADGLVEEARDELAAAGLRPHRLHSAETDALTARECAVAELTTRGLTTAAIAERLHTQETAVVRLLSAVYRKVGTERTGLGAALGTARRESPGAPHRAQSQVRPVRGSTPGTPRART; this is encoded by the coding sequence ATGCGGAGCAGCAGAACGCTCTTCGAACGCGAGATGGAACTCGCGGCCGTGGACGAGGCGTTGGCCGAGCTGACCGGGCTGCGCACGGCTTCCGCTTCCGAACTCGGCGCGGACCCGCTCGGGCTCCGCACGATCGCCACCGAAGTCCCCACGGCCACCCCCGGCCCGGATCAGTCGCACCACACGGCCCCCGAGCCGCACCGAGAAGACACCGAACAGCGACCCTCGAAGCCGCACCGGAAGACCGTCCGCCCGCATTGGAAGCCCACACGGCAACGGGCCGCCACTTCTCGCGAGGCCGCCACCACCGGCGGGGAGGCCGCTCCGGGCGCAGACGGGACCCGTCATGAGGGTGCCACTGTCCGGGCCCGGGGTGGGATGCTTGCCTTCGCCGGGCGGGCCGGGATCGGCAAGACGCGGCTGCTCGCCGAAGTGCGCAGGCGCGCCGAGGCGAAGGGCTGCACGGTCCTGTCCGCACGCGGCGGCGAACAGGAACAGCGCGTCGCGTTCCACGTCGCACGCCAACTCCTCCAACCCCACCTGGCAGGCGTCCCCGAGCCCGAACTCCGTACCTCCCTGGGCAGTTGGTACGCCATCGTCGGGCCCGCGCTCGGCCTGTGCGCCGCCACCGACGGCCCGCCACCCGACCAGCAGGGTTTGCGCGACGGACTCGACTGGGTCCTCACCCACCTCGCCGTGCGCCGCGCCCCGATGGTCCTCGTCCTCGACGACGCCCACTGGGCCGACCCCGAGTCGCTGCGGTGGCTCGCCGCGTTCGCGCCCCGCGCCGAACAACTGCCCCTGCTCCTCGTCGTCGCCTACCGGCCCGACGAACTCCCGGACCACGCCGAGGCGTTCAGAGGCCTGCCCGGCCGCGCGGGCGGACGCCCCCTCGATCTGGAACCGCTGAGCGCCGACGGCGTCGCCCGCCTGGTGCGCGAGGCGCTCGGCACCCGGGCCGACGACGCGTTCTGCCGCGAGTGCTGGGCCGTCACCGCGGGCAACCCGTTCGAGACCGTCGAGCTCACCGCGAAGGTACGCGACCGCGGCCTGGCCCCGACCGAACCGGGCGCGCACCTGCTGCGCGACCTGGCCGCCGCCGTCAAGGGCAGCGGACTCGTCGCCCGCCTCGAACGCCTCGGCACCTCCACCGTCCGCTTCGCCTGGGCGTGCGCCCTCCTCGGCACCGAGATCTCCCCGACGCTCGCCGCGGCCGTCGCGGGCCTCGGCTCCGAGGAGGCGGCCGACGCGGCGGACACCCTGCGCGACGCCCGTATCCTCACCGGCGCCGCGACCGGCGAGGGCGCACTCGAATTCGTCCACCCGCTCATCGCCACCGCCGTCTACCGGGCCATCCCCGGCAGCTTCCGCGTCGCGCTGCACGGACAGGCCGCCTGGTGCGTCATCGACGCGGGGCTCGGTCCGTCCGCCGCCGCCCGGCACCTCATGGAGACCCACCCCGACGGCGACACCTGGGTCGTCCGGCAACTGCGGGCCGCCGCCCGCGAGACCCTGCGCGCCGGAGCCCCCGACGCCGCGCGCCGCCACCTGGCCCGCGCCCTGCGCGAACCCCCGCCCCTCGCGGAACGCGCCGCCGTCCTCTACGAACTCGGCTGCGCCTCCCTGCTCACCGAGCCCGCGACCACCGTCAACCATCTGCGGGCCGCCCTCCAGGAGCCGATCGACGACCCCGGGCTGCGCCACAACATCGTCTACCGGCTCTCCCAGGTCCTCGCCCACAGCGACCGGCTCGGCGAGGCCTCCGACACCCTCGCCCGCGAGATCAGGGTGACCGGCGACGTACGCGTACGGCTGCGGATGCAGTCGGAACAGTTCATGTGGGACGCCTTCCGCGCCGACGAACCCGAGTCGCCGGCCCGCTCCCGCCGGCTGGCCAGGCTCGCCGACCGGCTCACCGGCCGCGACCTCACCGAGCGCTATGTGATCGGCCTGCGCGCCTGGGACGCCACCCTGCGCGGCGAACCCGCGCACATCGCCGTCCACCACGCGGAGCGTGCCCTGGCCGGCGGCTTCGGCTGGGCCGAGGCCGACCGCGGCTTCGAGGTGCCCGTCCTCGTCGCGCTCGCCTTCATGTACGCCGACCGGCCGGGGCGCACCGAGGAACTGTTCGCCGCCGGGATCGCCGACTTCGAACGGCAGGGCTGGCACGGCGCCCACCTCTCCTTCGGCTACACGCTCCTCGCGTACGTACGTTTCCGCCGCGGCCGGCTCGCCGAGGCCGAGGACTTCGTCCGCGCGGGGCTCGGGCTGGCCGAACGGGTCGGCCCCGGCACCCCCGCCCACTGGTACGCGGTCGGCATCCTCGTCGAGGTCCTGCTCGCCCGCGGCCGGCTCACCGAGGCCACGCAGCTCGCCGAGGGCCACGCCTTCCGGGAACCGTTCCCCGCCGCCGTCGTCTTCCCGGACGCGCAGACCGTGTACGGCGAGCTGCTGCTGGCCAGAGGCCTCGCCAAGGACGCCGCCGCCGAACTCGCCGCGGCGGGGCGACGCCTCGACCCGCGCGGCATGCGCAACCCGGCCTGGTGTCCGTGGCAGCTGCACCTGGCCCGCGCCGAGAGCCACGACGCTCCGGAGCGGGCGGTGGCCACGGCGGCCGAAGCGGTGCGGCGGGCCCGGCAGTACGGGGCGCCGTCGGCGGTCGGCCAGGCGCTGCGCGCGGCGGCCGACGTCTCCTCGGGGCTGGCCCGCGTCAACCTCCTCGAAGAGTCCGTCGGACATCTGGAGCGCTCCCCGGCCGCGTACGAACTGGCCTGCGCGCTCGTCGCCCTCGGCGCGGAGCTGCGCCGCGGCAGCCGTCCCGGGGAGGCCGCCGAGCACCTCTACCGAGGGCTGGACACGGCCGTGCAGTGCGGTGCCGACGGGCTGGTCGAGGAGGCGCGCGACGAACTGGCGGCAGCCGGGCTGCGGCCCCACCGCCTGCACAGCGCCGAGACGGACGCCCTCACCGCCCGGGAGTGCGCGGTGGCGGAACTGACCACGCGGGGACTCACCACGGCGGCCATCGCGGAACGGCTCCACACGCAGGAGACCGCGGTGGTGCGGCTG